Part of the Hemicordylus capensis ecotype Gifberg chromosome 7, rHemCap1.1.pri, whole genome shotgun sequence genome, ggcctcaaaacacgggtctgcagcatcaagtggccaatagctctgcccagcaaagagaagaacttagctaggctttccttaattaaaggcaccatgaaagaaaccacagtgtcccatgtagcaggaggcctgactcttcttcgggatcctgccactccagaTGATGTGTAATAGCCATGatctcacccgactgcccaggaatgggcggaaagctggtttctgaggttcagtagattcttgggtttggttcctctctgagcccagttacacgttggtagacacggttttgaggtgctaaggagccacctcctgctttaagctcctctgttaagaaggacctcttgaaggagggttgacgtttggaccccagatgccctggaaaggtcaagtgggcaccagagcacccattcctctctccattctcatccacagaagtcattctcggacggctccaggattcagacggtcaacactgggaatgagatcctggaagaagcacatgccatcagttccccgaggaggtagagtttcttcttgaacttttgtgtagggaaggttttctgtccccctggcagcctggatctgggatggatccagtgccgctgactggcaagaggtgcagggcagacaaaaacaacgtcttcatacattgtgtagaagcattcactcttccaagaatggtggtggtgatgtccgttagctttaagggcacagaggatagcttcctggaggcctgccggatggctgtcccctattggaagcagagtgctgggctagatgcatctttggtctgatccagcaaggctcctccgaggtactcatgccattgtatttcttcctgcagtgtcttcacggttgaggaggatggatggtttctgcagaccgtggacaccgaatggtcttgtgaggtaaggcatgttggccagaggagtACAGTGGGAAAGGCATGTGAGGCATGTTGTCCAGAGGAgtacagtgggaacgtcgtggctagggaaggattctgcaaccctctgcctctccttccaatggccacctttctgggtttgtgtgctttggatttgaggcgtcaaacggctcccaagaccctgagatgggtcaggagaggagagggtcttcctggcagagatcttccaggtctcttgactgaagaggcatttctgtagagacaatcatggtcccctcaggtaaaaacagcccacagcaggacggatggccctcactccggactcaggggcccatcTTTTCTCTCCCCTTGGAAAGGCTGTGCTAACCCTGTttcctggggagaggagagaagagaagaggacatgaaggggtgggatcaagaagactctctgggccaaactattgatgccagtgggtcccgttcctctttgtttccattccccatgaaaggaatgcagaagaaatgacaacaagcagttagcattccattctggagctcccatgcagtgatgtttctgttaatggctggtttttgggagggaaagaaagagatttcacagacctacctgtcatgctgtctttggactagagctccagagtgcagccaactgattctgatggcccttttgaaggatggtggccattttgctgaccacagtagatcatctcacaatggaggttcattgttggacataggatgaaaccaaatggccacaagcatgtgatggctgtgccctggcactcccaaccagttagaattagaacacatggttgctttttaataaggtttttttgtcttaaaaaaaatcaaaataatttaaagaaataaaaatgaactcaaagaaaatgtcagggggaaaactccctacgaatcctaggccctaggaagatcagagtgagtacacacattggaaacctttgtctcatttgcAGAGTCCTAACATCCAAGAGGCCacgatcccagaagacaacactagggatcaggagctggacgtggagagctttgtcagttccccgaggtactcttttctcacctggaggggcagctccatagctcatggaagtagaggaccttccttaggagcccatgcaagttttttgggggggaggtggttagtttagcaagaagccaagggtggagagaagctccgagcagcatggaggattgtttccatggagacaggtgtctccatgcccagcccgtgggcttcctgcaggcatctggctgtccactcctggaaacagggtgttgggctgcatgcctcatccATCttatcaagcagagctctttctaagcacttgtgttctgatctcatgtgtcttctttctttcttttcttagcgtccagaggccaagcaccgtgttgaggaggctgcaaaacaatgctgctgaccaagagccatcccttggagaggtcaggaagcctcaacatccttggaaggactgtgggttgggcgtgtgggtcccccgtgttggccaggagtagagagcatgtggaatggccccagtttttgatgctgccgggtgggcggccatcttctgacagtcgtttgcttaaagctatggtaaagggacagccatgcccttaacaacactgcatcccaatggtggcacggtgggggtgatcggattaaagaagatggccgcaaggagatggcGGCCATGGCCTTGACGTCCGGtccagatctcacagttaaaggttgagcatcctgttgctttaatggcaaccattgaaaaaaagtgacaaataaatgaagaatgaataaaaatacaaaacaataagcaaactcaaccaaaccaaggagaaatgaactaaatggaaaggggaaagaactgggaaagaaagaggaaaggagaccccattttggcatgcttttgcacgtgcctttagtgtcctcactaaggagccgactgaaagcatgaagtggactggaagtggtcttttccagtcaccagagccatcggggccccagctgagtgagggAGTGCAAcatgtcttggggggggggcggttgatgcctttcccctctgacatttgcatgagtgcgcgaaggcctgaaatcagcccgaccgacctcacTGCAAGGAAGGCGggcacgagagaggagctctttcgccatctctcccgcccgcctccagccagcacgcctgggctccaaagtggtttttaagaaaattgaaaatcaggaaagcgggaagagttgtgtccagaatgggacgatccccttccggcccacttcctgcgttcagctcacccggtgatgaccgctggaaggtgccaggctggccatTTCCCTTCTGAAGCCTAGGAAGCCAATGCAAGGGCCAGAGCAGCCAattctccctcttctctccttcacagagttcttccttcccgggggccgagactccacccgccagcgtggaggacgaggggtcggaaggggactatgccaccagttcccccaggtacctttctcagctgaagggccgctccagggatcagagaggcggatcaccttccccaggagccttggttgattagacatgttcacggaggagaagccagttgaagactattacccatgacagccaagaaACCTCTGAAtctccagatctctctctctctctctctctctctctctctctctctctctctctctctctctctgaataaacacattttgatgccacatgtaaccaggtctcaagtggttcacaaccaactaaataggtTGATCCACAAGGCCTCTTGGCATGCATtgatgttcttatgccatgtctctcctttctcctctcagagtccagaagccaaagaagtggctcatcaagaagatgatgatgaacacCTACacagtggaagactcgtcctctgcagaggtcagaaatgacccatttcatcatccattttttcatgtgaacgggctctaggttgtgtgtgtgtgtgtgtgtgtgtgtgtgtgtgtgtgtgtgcgtgccctgttccccagcaggagacagaacatggaatggttctagttctagatgctgcaggatgggagggattgtgattggtgggatgggaggaaatgcagctgaggcattggaaagggggcaaaaatgtggtgaaaggcttttcttctgggcagagatgccaaatgccttgtCTACCAAGAGGCACGTCTTATTTTAGAGCCGGATGTCTTCCCAactgtcccttgggcttggttcctctcagaagcctcgcaaggtcaacgcaagccctggaacgctcccgtttctcttctctctcctccccagtgctcctctacggacgaggacgacacgatgcatgagatcagcagcatcgaggacaaggtgtgggactctccaccgACCCCCAGTttggccaggtaggtaccctcctctcagctgaagggccttaggagccagtagggagctgggggaggagagctggtcttgtggtagcaagcatggcttgtccccatagctaagcagggtctgccctggttgcatatgaatgggagacttgatgtgtgagcactggaagagattccccttaggggatgaagccgctctgggaagagcagaaggtttcaagttccctccctggcagcatctccaagatagggatgagagagattgctgcctgtaaccttggagaagctgctgccagtctgtgaagacaatactgagctagatagaccaatggtctgactcagtagatggcagttccctatgttcctatggggggcttttagcacagtaagcagaaggctgcaggggacaggggcagctcccccatgtctgagccccacagagggatgtttcctccaccttcctccctgaggactctggagggggagttcacccaaggaagccgattgacagcaggtgcaagacagacaccagcaagtctattgctggctattagcagagggagctccgagacccccatgctgttggcatgagcgggtgttggggagaaggagcaggggagggctcctgtctcgaagccccctttgaacacttcccagggcttctcagtggggaacgaaaggctggacttgggagatctctggcctgatgaagttcccctgccagccacctcccaagggaggtgAGATCCTTgtttagcatctctttgggtgcccgtgttcttcttcagctggctgccatctccaacaggacagttcttggagcagcttttctctctcctctcctctctcaagaACATCGacaaagaggaaagaagaggacagctggccccagattgttTCTCCTCGGTctatctgggagaggtaaggggtgtaaaccaagggtgacttgactccacccatcagcccctcctttcctgcactacacaggatggcggatcagatggcagtcactgttcacacgggagttggagacttgccctttccccttgtggatgtctttcccttccagttgacctcatgcaccctgagccagaggcagcaccctccaggcccagatgtgggtgcagacacccatggcactggcctggccctggggattctcctgacccataaccgtccctcggactgtgtgctgaggcctgaccctcctcttctcctcaggggagagcaacaaagaagatcggggacatcgtccggtgtgtggagtatgccggtgaggtggaggagaggttccccgaactcctggtgggcctggtcaacaagatcctcaccggcctgcagaacaccaccaagggagtcgggaaccgagacagccaagacctgcctcctgagtaagtcatggcggtggggaaagcggggccagcaagtcctcctcccagcactctgcgaggacaggctagggtcatttctcccatgtcccactctgatgggtgaggagcatttctggcctgttggggtgactctggcacggtggtcccttccctcagctccacaggggagaccccagaatttgcagccctcttggctctgcagagagccttaaaatgcgtctttagtgttaaaaaaccagctgtggggaaagtcacttcacccctgtggtctccctcccatggtccaacacagtccctccacccttgacactacaccaccccgcaaggaaacacacactttggtgacagcaaccttctcttctctgcagggagaccgcgcagattgtccggaccctgctggagagggtggcacaggtgaccccggagaagacctgctgggagtccctgtgctctccgcagagctgcctccagggtgtggccctcttggtgaggtaagtaggagtgaataggagatatctcaggaggcctgggggctggtgtggtttgggtcaggtctgctctttctggaccttccgcccaggactcagcagggtcttttggtgttttgcagggctctcctccagacacggtcctccacagtggccaggctgaaggcatacctggcttccctcttcagcctggacaaagatccagaagagcattccctcgcagaggtggccttctttgtggaggtgagcagcgtcttcctcagggtgggcttccctgagaggagggtctggccccagaggctgatggatgttttcctcctttccctcttttagctgctcctgaaagaccaagactttgctgccttagagaagacctggacgctcctggtagcgtggctagtccaccccagccagaacatctgctacctgagcgaaaggggacttctccaaatttatggcaccctgaaggcggtgagtgacatccctgggcatggagcatccctaggcatggagactcctctctttggggagcccttcctgaggctggtgctcctaggcatccccaggtgtgatggggagatttctccagttgggtggattcagtctgtggaacccttgccacaggacgaaggagaaatccttaagggaaggcacaggaatgcatctctcagtaggagcctgattccccacgtgctccaatgccgcattctccccgctctttgtgcctctgggatggcttgagtcatctcctccccaaggcagtggatggtggccaagcagcatcaaacacggacagctctgtggtgcgtTTAGCAGCgggtggactagcatgtgttttcaaggatccaccttttccctccctaggccaAGAAagcccaggattttagtgccgggatcctgggagggctcaggacctccagtctggaagccactttggggtcctggccttcatggagcggctgaggcactgtccatcagaacaccaggccacggtgaatgctgtcctggctgccctgtgccgccctctcttccaccacgtgagtacttgcacgccagccctccgccccggctctatgagggccggccaacctgcaggtaccgactgggttggagaagggaaaccagaaaccccctagagacccatgcaagctcttcatcaattatggaggtgaggaattcctccctaataacaagccctgttcttctttgtaggaggaggctaagatccgaagggcagccatgaggacccacctggatctcctgcagcaccgccaccaccaccacaagggtacagaggagaacatcacgaccctcatcgcggtgctgatgcatgtggaggatgaagacctggagatagcacaggtgagggcccacttcttcctgccacccctacgaaggtgtttaggcttcccaagtccagccacccagtggcaggccccagagttagcctcacggagtggtgaattcacgagctgtcctgctgtggtttggcccatccaggccctactccttgaagccccctaagaggtttcttggaatcccttggcagcctttttcactcccaatccggtctttcttttggcaggctgcgaaggacaatctgagcctcctggcggaagccctcctatggcacctggagggcaggctgctggcgcgggactcttacagcctgcaggagctgctccacaagatcgccaagcgtctggtaagggcagcccctccctgtccatccctcggctcaaatggctcaaggacctttgggcgatgctttgctcactcgggatttgtctttgctcttgatcccagattcggcagctcggcacagaggacgccgtggagatggaggccaccaagatcctgggcttcttccacAGCGAGCAGCcctcagtgaggagaacggctgccctgctgatcggtaagcgaaacaagacttttgggtctcccttagtgggtcgtcttggtgggcaaaggttcattctcttggaaggcactgccagaagggtgtggaggggcaggagctgttccctccccaggaggactggcccagtgagcgttagcgaggtctcttggcttaatttccttccaaggtgacgtaagagtcccgggaggaatggctcaatctgtcagtcccagagggagcagagaggggaggacttcctctcctgaatgatgggaagtgggctgtccatgcgcagggtcctgaactgtggtcccatttccttccacccttgtttttaggtcacctggtccacaaaaagggcagcatcctcactgaagggaacatagagaccttccatgctggtaagtgagggtttctgggtgggaaggggaagttcctgtgaggggagaggcctagatttagggaccacagagctggaatgggccacctgtcccctcaaaggAAGGTCCcggttgcatcctcagggatgctcagcagtagggtttcccagagttcaggggagaaagagtcaggacttgcgccctcttggtgtggaaatggtggggcttggccaagtgtggggtgatctcttcatgccatttctgaaccttctccttcatccctccagcgctggagagcttgcttggcgaccatgaccccgaggtcgggagagttgcctgcaagacagagaagattgtgaagaaggccttttccctccactcccggcacgggctgcgggctgccgttcggcgcttgtgggcgggctgtaagaagaagagacacccgccagagtacggtgatctctccacctgaccgactggtgagtagaccaaggcagggcttcacttgaaggggccccgatggttagggaggaggctggggctgcaggaagggcggGCAGGAATTTTGGCAGCCATCCCTCAtgttggaatgccatcttcggaccttgtggccagttgtacaagtagcccaagggaaagaggaaatctctctcttccctctgggaaatgaggacacggatattctgccaggagtccctggtgcttggtggtgtcatgggggagagtgtgagaagacccccaatctctgaaccaatgtccttctctctttccaggaacaacagccccgtgctctccccttgaagatcagcagctgaagggaggttcaggaaagaccgtgcagcgcaggggcctcccagaagacctcctccaaccgcgtggacacaagatctgtccacaagaagacatccagcagggaagtgcagttctgtctgaggagtgagggggaagcaggctccactcccctggcccaaagaagccccgcctctggggtgcagaagcccctcccctagCTTCTGCTGCCAGGccgtgggaggaggctacagcaccaccctgcccccaagtggccctttggaaccattcttgggcttcccttgggtccggggaggctgtgtggccccagcaggagggcaaggtcaccgcctccctccattcccaccagctggccagggagcgctccctcctccttccacctttctccccttccccagcggcctggcttcccctggcaggggaagccccatccaggcatccgccccctcccctgccgagggtgtgctcctccccccctccactcccgcagccacgcctcactcccccctccgctccctcctctaTCCTCTtcaaaccggtgcagcagcagaggagcccgggagactctgggggccccccgcagccccagtagcgccccctggtgctgcccggtggcaggccagagaatcctcctctccctcctgctccatgctgtggctgcacagtggggagcccgaggtcaagcagaattctctggcttgcccccccctcaacccccagccccctgcccaatccccacttgctgggctgccggagtggaaagggaggaggagcagggcaaccccactgacgctgctttgtgcttcttgcaggcttgtgctgctgctgggcggctggaggagtcgatccgccccagaagaggagaccaagtgaacgtgcctgcaaggagcgggggtggggtggggttgggggctggctgggactccccccaattttgtttgccctgccattcccttcttctgtgtgacccggggcttcctcccttccctccttcccttcctccctccccctccctcccaggtacagaatgggctttgctggtcgtcccattgggggccgagtaggaatttttggctttccaacagattggccgagatggaaatttttttgcctactccattctgtcctgttttgtttcctttagttagaaagttaagtgatgacttgtatcctaattaagtatattaataaagttgccccttttgttaaAAACCATACCATcgtttctgagttcctcttttcttctcgtctcccttggagcgtttgtgcccacagactcccaagctcacctcttggctgagggagacgctgctacactgctacaggtccatgcaaatgcctcttgcttggaagcactcactcagacaatggcttggatcactccagaggagcccacttgaggtttgccggcaatgaggtttgctgagcacaggatcctgggagcaagctgcaccttccaatcgagtgcccggaaagcacagccttggcaaggcctggcaagcttacaaaccaaggccaaaattcaattaaaatgaaaccaaggcagaccctgcttagctaaggggacaagtcacgcttgctaccacaagaccagctctcctctcctctgagacgggcactctaggcacccgtctctgtgtgcacgcaggcaacaagcagcccaagcacccatctgatcccagtgccggggtaaagggcacgctcgcaccctcaactttgtctaaaggctgggcttcaaagtggggttaggcgggccagcagtgccagggatgcctgcgctgcagacgagcagcctggcttAAACGGCttcttctgggaaccgtcttcctgagaaacatagctaggacAGTGAAGAGGGGAGCAGACCGCAGGAGagaagcgaccccccacccccacccccaccccggtcagtcaagagcagagagcaggaaatcacggagctggaattgctcCAGCAGCGGAGAGGCAGAAACGACTCGGTGGTCGCAGTGAAGGAGCTCGgcctgttacaggggaaaggaggaagttttgggggaaacatatcggcagccagtgtagctccttccatacaggagtgatgtggtctctccgagatgacccagagaccaacctggctgccccattcggCAGAGTAATGATCCCAAATCCCATGATCCCGTCTCATTCAACTCCTACACGAAATCCCATCGTTCTGGCACAAAATGATAcaactgagcatgcacagagtcctcattcctggctctggggttggtcagggggcaggcaggtccactggtcccttccccattcacaaaggcagggggttctccaaggcaccattgctgtggagACGGATGGGGCTCTCCTGTGCCGCAGCGGTGAGTTCCAGAGGTTCCTGGTAGAGTGGCGAGCAGCAAAAGATGGATCCCCTGGACGAGAACATGGcagcaccgtgtgtgtgtgtgtgtgtgtgtgtgtgtgtgtgtgtgtgtgtgtgtgtctgattgccctgaaaagtgcctgacccagtttttgcttctctcctcaaAGGGGCCGGAAGGTGGTCATGGCGCCAAGCCAGTGGGCTTGTGGAGATCCTATCAG contains:
- the LOC128333193 gene encoding uncharacterized protein LOC128333193 → MERLRHCPSEHQATVNAVLAALCRPLFHHEEAKIRRAAMRTHLDLLQHRHHHHKGTEENITTLIAVLMHVEDEDLEIAQAAKDNLSLLAEALLWHLEGRLLARDSYSLQELLHKIAKRLIRQLGTEDAVEMEATKILGFFHSEQPSVRRTAALLIGHLVHKKGSILTEGNIETFHAALESLLGDHDPEVGRVACKTEKIVKKAFSLHSRHGLRAAVRRLWAGCKKKRHPPEYGDLST